GGGCAGAGCGCTTTGGGTGATGATGCTCGTCGCTGGACCACCGCTGATAATCATGTTGGTGGTCGGACTCATTATCTCCATGATCCAGGCCGCGACGTCGATCAACGAACAGACCGTGAGCTTCGTCCCCAAGCTCCTGGCGTTCATCTTGTTTCTCGCGCTTTACGGGGCAACCGTTGGCGATCTTCTAATCGACTACACCCGTGACCTGCTGATGCATATTCCCGACGACATCAGATGACGCGGGCCGCTTTTCGTCCTGGGCGGGCGCGCAAAAACTGTTCGTATACGGGGCGGAGTGCTAGCGTTGGAGAAGATCGACGTGAGTGGGGGAACGGGGTTTGGCGGAATTTGAATTGCTTGCGCGGCAACTAATCCAACGATGGAAGGAAGACCCCAACGCGACCTATCAAAGCTGGTTTCTTTGGGACGAGCGCATCAAAAACTTCCGTTCGATCCGGCGTGGTCTGGCTCAGGTAGTGGCAGAGATCGAAGCCGGTCGGTTTGGCGTGGTGTATCGGGGCTCTTCGCTGGAAACGGTCGTTCATTCAGTCGCGGAGCAGAGGCAGATATTCAAAGGCGCTGACCATGCGTTTCTCTGGAAGCCCAAATTGCGCATCCCTGACATCTATGAAAATCTAGCGAACCAACGCGCGTTCGGCCGGTTGCTCGATCACTGCGCCTGTTGCGACACTGCCGAAGAAATCATTGCAGGTATTCACACGATCGATCGGCTGAACATCAAGGGGCTTGGGCCAGCAGTCGCCAATCTCCTCTATTTCCTGCATCCGACCCTCGTGCCGCCGTTCAATACGGCGATCGTCAACGGCTATAACAAGCTGACCGGCGGCAAGGTGAAGCTCGGAAGCTGGCAGCATTTCCTCGCGATGCGCTCAGGTGTGCTGGACCTGAACGAACGGTTTCGCGATCTGCTGTCGAACGATCTCGGCGCGATTGGCGGCCTCCTGTTCGATATCGGCTCGGGCCGTTACCCGGCGCCGCCGCGCGACGAGGAAGACCAGACGGTTGGATCTTGGGCGGCGCGTCTCGAACAGGCCAGGGCCGAGGCGCAAACGCTCAACAAGGCGCTTCAGAAACAGGGAGAGAGCGATCGAACCCATTCGGAAATCCAGGCCTGGCTCCGCGATATAGGCCGTGCGTTGGGCTACGATATCTGGATAGCATCCAACGATCGGGGGCGACTTCACGATGGCGTGCGCTTGGGGGACGGGTGTCTCGAGAGCCTGCCAGCTTCAATTTCAACATCGACCGGCGCTGATGCCATCCGCCTTATCGATGTGCTTTGGCTCGAGCGAGGCGGGGACCGAGTCACGGCCGCCTTCGAAGTCGAGCATTCGACGTCGATTTATTCGGGCATCGTCCGGATGCTCGACCTTGCCTTGAGCGGGAGCGAACTGCACGCCACAGCCGGACTTTTCCTTGTGGCCCCCGATGCACGGGAGAGCGAAGTGCGGGCACAGCTCGCGCGGCCAGCATTCAGTCGCATCGCAGATCTTGAGATTGCCTATCTTCCCTATGGCGAGCTCGAGCGCCACAGAGAGGCGATTGCCCGGTTCGGTTCGGGCCTTAAAGCAATCAAGGCCATATCGCGTGCTTTGCCGTAAGGCAGCATGCCTACATCCCCGAAGCAGGGGGGGCCAATAATCCCAACCAGGCAACAAGCGCGAGAATGGTGAGCGCACAGCCGCTCTCGACAATGAGACTGCGGCGAAGTGACCCGATCGCCGATGATATGTCCCCAGTTTCGATCGCTCCCGCCAAGGCAGGGGTGAGGAAGAAGCGATTAGCGGCGGCCAAGAACAGCATCGCGCCGAACAGCACCAGTTTCACTGCCAGCAACACGCCGTAGAGGCTCGTAAAAAGCGCCGCCAGGTTGGACGGTCCTACCAAGATCCAACTGTTGATGAAGCCTGACAGGATGAGCAGACCCACGACGATCGATCCTACCTTTGCGAAGCCATCCAACGCCCGGTGAGACAGATGGACATGATCGATTGCCATGCGGGCCGCTGGGCGAAAAATGAGCAGGCACAGGGCGGAGAGCGCTCCAATCCATATGCCTGCGGCCAACAGATGAGTGATGTCGGCGCCAAGATGGATCCATCCCCACAACCCTTCATCAGCTGCGCCGTGACCAGTCCAGGCCAAAGTCGCGAGAGCGATCGCTGCCGTTACTGAAACTGACCAGAGGGCGAATGCAGGGCGTCGCCACCCTACAATGGAAAAGTACAGGACCAGTAAGAGTGCTGCCACCCGCACTTGCCAGACGGTGCCGATCGCTGTGCCCGATATCAAAAGACTGACAGTGGCGCGGTCCACTTGATCGACCGGCACACCGCCCATCGAGGCCGCCAAGGCTATCATGCCCAAGATCGATAATACGATGCCGGCGAGCGCGATCGTCGCCAAAACCGAGCGAAAGCGCAGGACCGAGCCGGATGCTCGCTCGGCCCCGCGTAACGTATATAGGCCGAACATCGGCAACCCGAAAAGCAGCATGAGATCGAGATAAAGCCCTAGCCTGACCGCAATCGCGATGATGTCCGGCACGCTCTTACTGGACCTTGAAGGTATAGCTGCCCTGAATGCGATGGGTGTCGGTAGAGACGACGTGATAGTCGACCTTGTAGGTTCCAACCGGCAGCGGCTTGGCAAGCGTGGCTACGAGCGTCTTGCCATCTGCAGCCACGGTCGTCGTGACGCCATTCATCTTCATCGGCCCCATCTTCATGCCGGGCATTTCGGTCATCGTCAGGTCGATCCCGGAGAACTGCGCGACCAGCGCCTCGGAAAAGACGAGTTGGATCCTCGTTGGGGATGCGCCGACGGCATTGGCTGCCGGGTTTGCGCTGTTGAGCTTGGGGTGTGCCTGAACAGCGGTAGCGGCGAGGACGGACGCCGCCATGGCGACGGCGAAAGCTGTTTTACGAAACATCGATTTCTCCATGGGCGGCGATACTGCCGACAAAGCGATTTACGCACCGCGCACCGTGACCCCTCATCCGACGGGCACGATTTCTTCGAATTCGGGGCGCCAACTGGTGTGTGCGGCAGACCTGCGCGCCGGATGAGGGGTGGAAGCTCGCCGCGCGTATGATCAAGTGGATGGGTGCGACATCACCGATCGACCAAGGGCTTTTCGGCTGGGGAGGACGCGATGGAAGATTCAAGGAAGGCATGGCTTCGGAAACATTTTCCGAGCGGCCCGTTCATCGCGGTCGCGGCGCTGGTCGGCGGTGCACTGGCTGGGATTGTCGTATATGTGGGCGCCTATGACATCGGTGCGGATTCGCCGCACACCAGACCGGTCTATTGGCTGATAGAGCAGCTTCGTGATCGTTCGATCGCCGTCCGGGCTCGCAACGTGGGCGTCCCGGCCAACCTAACGGACATGAAACGGCTGCAAAGCGGCGCAGGACTTTACACCGAGATGTGCAGCGGCTGCCATCTCGCACCGGGTCTGGAAAAGTCCGAGATCAGCCAAGGCCTTTATCCCAAGGCACCCGAGCTTTTCCGGGAGCCACAGCGATCGCCAAGGGAACAATTTTGGATCATCAAGCATGGGGTCAAGCTGACTGCGATGCCGGCCTGGGGTAAAACGCATAGCGACGAATTGATCTGGGACATGGTG
The Sphingobium sp. Cam5-1 DNA segment above includes these coding regions:
- the copD gene encoding copper homeostasis membrane protein CopD, whose amino-acid sequence is MPDIIAIAVRLGLYLDLMLLFGLPMFGLYTLRGAERASGSVLRFRSVLATIALAGIVLSILGMIALAASMGGVPVDQVDRATVSLLISGTAIGTVWQVRVAALLLVLYFSIVGWRRPAFALWSVSVTAAIALATLAWTGHGAADEGLWGWIHLGADITHLLAAGIWIGALSALCLLIFRPAARMAIDHVHLSHRALDGFAKVGSIVVGLLILSGFINSWILVGPSNLAALFTSLYGVLLAVKLVLFGAMLFLAAANRFFLTPALAGAIETGDISSAIGSLRRSLIVESGCALTILALVAWLGLLAPPASGM
- a CDS encoding flagellar biosynthetic protein FliQ; translation: METYSPFSVSMGRALWVMMLVAGPPLIIMLVVGLIISMIQAATSINEQTVSFVPKLLAFILFLALYGATVGDLLIDYTRDLLMHIPDDIR
- a CDS encoding c-type cytochrome, which encodes MEDSRKAWLRKHFPSGPFIAVAALVGGALAGIVVYVGAYDIGADSPHTRPVYWLIEQLRDRSIAVRARNVGVPANLTDMKRLQSGAGLYTEMCSGCHLAPGLEKSEISQGLYPKAPELFREPQRSPREQFWIIKHGVKLTAMPAWGKTHSDELIWDMVAFVRQLPKMTPAQYQAALASAPEDHDAMMKDMPGMKKMMP
- a CDS encoding type II restriction endonuclease codes for the protein MGERGLAEFELLARQLIQRWKEDPNATYQSWFLWDERIKNFRSIRRGLAQVVAEIEAGRFGVVYRGSSLETVVHSVAEQRQIFKGADHAFLWKPKLRIPDIYENLANQRAFGRLLDHCACCDTAEEIIAGIHTIDRLNIKGLGPAVANLLYFLHPTLVPPFNTAIVNGYNKLTGGKVKLGSWQHFLAMRSGVLDLNERFRDLLSNDLGAIGGLLFDIGSGRYPAPPRDEEDQTVGSWAARLEQARAEAQTLNKALQKQGESDRTHSEIQAWLRDIGRALGYDIWIASNDRGRLHDGVRLGDGCLESLPASISTSTGADAIRLIDVLWLERGGDRVTAAFEVEHSTSIYSGIVRMLDLALSGSELHATAGLFLVAPDARESEVRAQLARPAFSRIADLEIAYLPYGELERHREAIARFGSGLKAIKAISRALP
- the copC gene encoding copper homeostasis periplasmic binding protein CopC; the protein is MFRKTAFAVAMAASVLAATAVQAHPKLNSANPAANAVGASPTRIQLVFSEALVAQFSGIDLTMTEMPGMKMGPMKMNGVTTTVAADGKTLVATLAKPLPVGTYKVDYHVVSTDTHRIQGSYTFKVQ